The Arthrobacter zhaoxinii sequence GGTGGTTCCGCGCGCGGCGGCACTGCGTTCCCAGAACTTCTGATGTTCCCGCCGCCAGGACTCCAGGCTGAGGTCGCCTTCACCTTCGTCCCGGGCGAAAGCCTCATCCGCGTCGGCAAAGCTGCCCAGTTTCAATTCCACGGTCCGCAGGACCACCCGCGGCGCTCCTGTGCTGTCGCAGACAATCCAGTGGATGCCGATCCGCGGCAGCTGCGAGCCCTCGTCCACGTACTCCGAGACCAGCGAAGACGTGGCGCGTTTGCGGCCGCTC is a genomic window containing:
- a CDS encoding ASCH domain-containing protein, with protein sequence MDSSDPSEITPDFDAAALFWDDYALAFPAQAAADGEYNVETFGDSPAMADELLALVMSGRKRATSSLVSEYVDEGSQLPRIGIHWIVCDSTGAPRVVLRTVELKLGSFADADEAFARDEGEGDLSLESWRREHQKFWERSAAARGTTWSESEEIVFERFEVVWPAGAP